In one Vulgatibacter incomptus genomic region, the following are encoded:
- a CDS encoding threonine ammonia-lyase — protein sequence MIGIREIEEARARIDDFVIRTPCPRSETFSALCGARTWFKLENLQMTGSFKERGALNRILSLTPEERARGVIAASAGNHAQGVAYHAGRLGIPATIVMPDRTPLIKVANTRRFGAKVVLAGGNFDEAYAVARRLQEEENLVFVHPFDDDSIIAGQGTIGLELLEQIPDLEVAIVPIGGGGLISGVAVALKETRPRIRVIGVQTAAFPSMKASVDASEPVTVAAGRTIADGIAVKRPGGKTLEYVRRYVDEVVTVDEEEIANAILLLLEREKTVVEGAGAVPLAALLNRRCSGTEGRNVAMLLSGGNIDVNLISRIIERGLVKDGRMVRLMVRIEDRPGSLARLTALVAEQAANIIEIHHDRAFGKSGYGETEVSLTLETRGRDHVEQLTQALDRAGYRISEL from the coding sequence GTGATCGGCATTCGAGAGATTGAAGAGGCGCGGGCCCGCATCGACGACTTCGTGATCCGGACCCCGTGCCCGCGGTCCGAGACGTTCTCGGCGCTATGCGGCGCCAGGACCTGGTTCAAGCTCGAGAACCTCCAGATGACCGGCTCCTTCAAGGAGCGCGGCGCCCTCAACCGGATCTTGAGCCTGACGCCGGAGGAGCGCGCCCGGGGCGTGATCGCGGCGTCGGCCGGCAACCACGCCCAGGGCGTCGCCTACCACGCCGGTCGGCTGGGCATCCCCGCCACGATCGTGATGCCGGACCGGACCCCGCTGATCAAGGTCGCCAACACGCGACGGTTCGGCGCCAAGGTCGTCCTCGCCGGCGGCAACTTCGACGAGGCCTACGCGGTGGCGCGGCGCCTCCAGGAGGAAGAGAACCTCGTCTTCGTCCACCCCTTCGACGACGACTCCATCATCGCGGGCCAGGGGACGATCGGCCTGGAGCTCCTGGAGCAGATCCCCGACCTCGAGGTGGCGATCGTCCCGATCGGCGGCGGGGGCTTGATCTCCGGGGTCGCCGTCGCCCTGAAGGAGACGCGTCCGCGAATCCGCGTCATCGGCGTGCAGACCGCCGCCTTCCCGTCGATGAAAGCGAGCGTGGACGCCTCGGAGCCCGTCACCGTCGCCGCCGGGCGGACCATCGCGGACGGGATCGCGGTCAAGCGCCCCGGCGGCAAGACGCTCGAGTACGTCCGGCGCTACGTCGACGAGGTGGTGACGGTGGACGAGGAGGAGATCGCGAACGCGATCCTCCTCCTGCTCGAGCGGGAGAAGACGGTGGTCGAAGGCGCTGGCGCGGTCCCGCTGGCCGCCCTGCTGAACCGCCGCTGCTCCGGGACCGAAGGACGAAACGTCGCGATGCTCCTCTCCGGGGGGAACATCGACGTCAACCTGATCAGCCGGATCATCGAGCGCGGCCTGGTGAAGGACGGGCGGATGGTCCGCCTGATGGTCCGGATCGAGGATCGCCCCGGCTCCCTGGCCCGCCTCACGGCGCTCGTGGCTGAGCAGGCGGCGAACATCATCGAGATCCACCACGACCGGGCGTTCGGCAAGTCGGGGTACGGCGAGACCGAGGTCTCCCTCACCCTCGAGACCCGCGGCCGGGACCACGTGGAGCAGCTCACGCAGGCCCTCGACCGGGCCGGCTACCGGATCTCCGAGCTCTGA